The Equus caballus isolate H_3958 breed thoroughbred chromosome 22, TB-T2T, whole genome shotgun sequence genome window below encodes:
- the SLC35C2 gene encoding solute carrier family 35 member C2 isoform X2, translating into MTKSSAVLFILIFSLIFKLEELRAALVLVVLLIAGGLFMFTYKSTQFNVEGFALVLGASFIGGIRWTLTQMLLQKAELGLQNPIDTMFHLQPLMFLGLFPLFAIFEGLHLSTSEKIFRFQDTGLLLRVLGSLFLGGILAFGLGFSEFLLVSRTSSLTLSIAGIFKEVCTLLLAAHLLGDQISLLNWLGFALCLSGISLHVALKALHSRGDGSPKPLKGLGSNPDLELLLRSSQPGEDEYEEEEEYFVAQRQQ; encoded by the exons CGAGCGGCGCTGGTCCTGGTGGTCCTTCTCATCGCTGGGGGCCTCTTCATGTTCACCTACAAGTCCACGCAGTTCAACGTGGAGGGCTTTGCCTTGGTGCTGGGGGCCTCGTTCATCGGTGGCATTCGCTGGACCCTCACCCAGATGCTCCTGCAGAAAGCAGAACTTG GGCTCCAGAACCCCATTGACACCATGTTCCACCTGCAGCCACTCATGTTTCTGGGGCTTTTCCCTCTCTTTGCCATATTTGAAG GTCTCCATTTGTCCACATCTGAGAAAATCTTCCGTTTCCAGGACACAGGGCTGCTCCTGCGGGTACTTGGGAGCCTCTTCCTTGGCGGGATTCTCGCCTTTGGTCTGGGCTTCTCTGAGTTCCTCCTGGTCTCCAGAACTTCCAGCCTCACTCTCTCCATTGCTGGCATTTTTAAG GAAGTCTGCACTTTGCTGTTGGCGGCGCATCTGCTGGGTGATCAGATCAGCCTCCTGAACTGGCTGGGCTTCGCCCTCTGCCTTTCGGGAATATCCCTGCACGTCGCCCTCAAAGCTCTGCACTCCCGAG GTGATGGCAGCCCTAAACCTTTGAAGGGGCTGGGCTCCAACCCTGACCTGGAGCTGCTGCTCCGGAGCAGCCAGCCAGGGGAGGATGAatatgaggaggaggaggagtacTTTGTGGCCCAGAGGCAGCAGTGA